The Chloroflexota bacterium DNA segment AGTTCATAATTTTGGTCTGAACTTGCCCTACCCCCGCCGCGCAAGGTTCTGCGCCAGCCGCACCAGCGATCGCACCGGGATGCCCGACGCGCCCTTCACCCACGCGCCGTGGTCGCGGCTCACCATGTACACGCCCGCGATGTCCATGTGCACCCACGGCGTGTCCTCGGCGAACTCGCCCACGAAGTGCGCCGCCGTGATGGACCCGGCCGGGCGGCCGCCGGTGTTCTTGATGTCGGCAACGTCGCTCTTGTTCTGCTCCTTGTAGTCGTCGTCCAGCGGCATCTGCCACATGCGCTCGCCCGACTCATCGCCGGCCGCGATGACCGCGTCCACCAGCTCCTGGTTATTGCTGAACACTCCGGCGCGGACGTTGCCCAGCGCGACGCCCATCGCGCCCGTCAGCGTCGCGATGTCCACGATGCGCTTCACCCCGAGCTCCTGGCGCGCGTAGGTGATCGCGTCGCCCAGCGTCAGCCGGCCCTCGGCGTCCGTGTTGTCCACCTCAATGGTCTTGCCGCTCATGGACTTGAGGATGTCGCCCGGCCTCGTGGCGGACCCGCTTGGCATGTTCTCTGTGGCTGCGGCGATCATCGTCACATTGATGCGCGGCTTCAGTTGCCCAATCGCGTGCATGGCGCCGATGACCGACGCGCCGCCGGACATGTCGGCCTTCATCCGGCCCATGCCCTCTGCTCCCTTGAGTGAAATGCCGCCGGAGTCAAACGTGATGCTCTTGCCGATGATTCCCAGGTTGTTGTCCGGGTCAGCCGGGTCCCCGTTGTAGCGGCAGATGATGAACTTGGGCGGCTCCACGCTGCCCTGCGCCACGCCGAGGAAGGCGCCCATCCCCAATTCCGCGCAGTCCGAGCGCTCCAGCACGCGGAAATCCAGCCCGTGCTGCGTCGCGACCTCCTCAGCGTGCAGGGCGAGGCGGGTCGGCGTCATCTCGTTGGCGGGCTGGTTGGCGAGGTCGCGGGCGAGAGACGCCGCTTCCGCCATGATCCGCCCGGTCTGCACACCGCGCTGCACCGCGGCCTCGTTCTCCGGGTCGAACACCATGACGGCGAGCTCCTCGGGCTTGCCGTGGTTGCCGTTGTCGCCCGACATGTGGTGGCGGAAGGTGTAGAGGCCCAGCAGCGTGCCCTCGGCGAGGGCGGTCGCGGCCTCCTCCGGGTCGATGCCGCCGATGCCCGCGCCGTGCAGGATTGTCGCGGCCTTCTTGACGCCGAGGCCGCGCAGGTATCGAGCAGCATCTCCCGCAACGTCGCGGATCGAGTTCACGTCGAAGCTGTCCTGCTTGCCGAGCCCCGCCACCACGACGCGCTTTGCCGGCATCTTGCCCAGCGTGTGAATGACGGCGTTGCCCTTCTTGCCGGTAATCTCGCCGTCTGCGATGAGGTCGCTGAGGGCGCCGTCGAGCGCCGTGTCCACGGCCCCAGTCGCGCCGCCGGGCGCCGTCACGCCCTGAAAGAGGTTCACGACGATAGCGTCAGCCGCGACCTCGGTGATGTCTCCAACTACTACTTTGATGTCCATGAGTCCTCCAATAATGCGCGCAGGAGCGCCGTGTGAGTTGGGGCCAGTGTATATGCAAACGCAGGGGCGGGGTAGCCTGTGTGTTCAGGGCGTCGCGTCGCGCTTTGAAGGGGAGCGGCCAAGGATACGCAAATTAGTCCTGGGCTGTTTCTATCGCGCTCTCCCGTTGCCCTGCAACTTCGGCGCTAAGTTGCAGTCCGAGGGCACGCACTACTTTTAGCACAGTGGAAAATTCCGGGTTGCCACTTGGAGACAACGCCTTATACAGGCTCTCTCTTCCCAATCCGGTGACGCGAGCCACATGTGCCATACCCTTGTATCTCGCAATATGGCCCAGCACGGCTGCTACGACTCGCGGATCGCCACC contains these protein-coding regions:
- a CDS encoding leucyl aminopeptidase, with translation MDIKVVVGDITEVAADAIVVNLFQGVTAPGGATGAVDTALDGALSDLIADGEITGKKGNAVIHTLGKMPAKRVVVAGLGKQDSFDVNSIRDVAGDAARYLRGLGVKKAATILHGAGIGGIDPEEAATALAEGTLLGLYTFRHHMSGDNGNHGKPEELAVMVFDPENEAAVQRGVQTGRIMAEAASLARDLANQPANEMTPTRLALHAEEVATQHGLDFRVLERSDCAELGMGAFLGVAQGSVEPPKFIICRYNGDPADPDNNLGIIGKSITFDSGGISLKGAEGMGRMKADMSGGASVIGAMHAIGQLKPRINVTMIAAATENMPSGSATRPGDILKSMSGKTIEVDNTDAEGRLTLGDAITYARQELGVKRIVDIATLTGAMGVALGNVRAGVFSNNQELVDAVIAAGDESGERMWQMPLDDDYKEQNKSDVADIKNTGGRPAGSITAAHFVGEFAEDTPWVHMDIAGVYMVSRDHGAWVKGASGIPVRSLVRLAQNLARRG
- a CDS encoding putative addiction module antidote protein; amino-acid sequence: MQRTKTIPWDPATHIKNDAYAAEYLQAALEGGDPRVVAAVLGHIARYKGMAHVARVTGLGRESLYKALSPSGNPEFSTVLKVVRALGLQLSAEVAGQRESAIETAQD